The Bombus pascuorum chromosome 11, iyBomPasc1.1, whole genome shotgun sequence genome includes the window CAAAACTATGGACAGGTTTCACTGTAATGGTACCGACAGGtttttgcgaatatctcgCGAGAGATATGAGATGAGATCGCCGGCGATATGCATAAAAAGGGTTGTTCAAAACGTTGATTTCTACAACATagctaaatatatatttaaatcagTGAGGACGTAACGCATTAACATGTTCACCAATCGAGAAAtagttggaaaataattatgcGTATCATTGCGCTCTGTGAAGTAACAAGGTATATTTCGTTCTCAATAATTAACGGACGATAACAGTATATTGTGCGAATGTTGCTAATCTTCTCCTATAATTAGCGAGGATCAatctttatttgtttatattccACATTCGTTTTATCGCATTGCTGAGCCTACCCATTGTCCCTTTCTATCACAAGGCAGACGACACAAGAAGGCGCTATCTTACTGACTGATTGATCTTGCAACACTTGACATTATAGATAACAGCATGTGCAGATTCAACTTGCATGTGACGATAGTTGTTACGCTAAAGCTGCATAACGGTTGCATACAACCGTTGCGTACCATCGTTTCATGCGTATCTGTATTCCGTATTCCGTATAGAAACTGAGGATTCGACTTGTAGCGAGAAATAGGGTCTCGGTTCCACCCGTGATCACAGTGAGTTTATCTCTTGTGCTAGTAGCgcatttctaaatttttgttttacaccaatcagaaataatttttctttttgcatacctttttctatcttaattatcaatattaaaaGCTAAAAAAATACACGGTATACAGAAATATAGCTGATCTAATAGAATAACAAAAAACGTTTCAATCATATTGAACGAAAAAGTAATAAAGGTGAGATATGTCCGCGAGATATGATTAGCTGGTCGCGTGTTGGGGAGCccggcggcggcggtggcggtggcggagGCGGAGGAGGCTCGCCCATAAATCGACGCGATAAGCGCAAAGAATTGATCACGCTCATGTCGAAGATGGTCGAAAACTATCAAGTGACACTAAAAAGGACATAATTTTGTACTATCTAAAGCgaggtttaattttatttcctatatacatattacgaacgtataactttacttTCTTCGATTCATTTTTCGACTTTACTTTTCGagatgttcataaaaatacttttgctaatttttatcttgatGTAGGTTAGGTTTGGGTTAGGTTCggattatatttacttatggATATGACcatatctataataataaatgtgtCTGTACCGCGATATGTTCATATGTCTTATATTTCAACTCGTAAACAAGGGGGGATAAGAAAGAAACTCAATTTGCTAGCTTAGCCATCCGAGAGCCACGAAcacttatacatataatatcaGCTTTTCGCagataaatttttacgaatgcaatgcctgtatattttttatactaacAGTCAGGGTATTCTTCGTTATTGTTCTTcgtagtaaaaaatatttaagtataaaaaaaattcgatcgtAAAACAAACACAATAACCATCAACAACAACCATCGTTGCTTGATCTCTGTCAAACATAGGAGCGCATGCAACTAAGATGTCAGTTGTACAACAAAGAGAACTCCATTAAAAGTACTCTATTCAGTAGCCACTACGTGATGCTAATCTAATCTAATTAGAAAGTTAATCTAATTAGAACATAGCCACTAATTCTGCCATCAGAAAATGATTCCCAAACGTATCTCAATGCTGAACATTAGTTTAACTATTGCAGAATAGTGGCAGAAGGACGCAGCGTGATACCAGAAACGGATGTGACTTTCTTGGCACCAGTTACAAAGATGGACAAGTTGGCGTGCGTTGGTCTAAATTATAGTGGCCATTGCGAAGAACAGGGAGTATCGACCCCGGAATCTCCAGTAATTTTCAGCAAATTCCCTAGCAATATCATTGGACCGCGCGATAACATCATGCTTCCGCCGATCTCAGAGGTAGGTTCAGGAACGACGAAGGAAACGCATTACCgaatttacattattcttgCGTAGCCGTGAtcgtttctatatttataatagcCCAGATGATtaggtaataaaattaaactttcGAACTAATTATAGAACAATTtacgtgaaaaaagaaaatatcggtTTATCGATCAATCATAAAAGATTTTTACTTACTTTATTTTACCTACCTTATCAATCGAATTACTTGATGCACAAGAATAGTTACTACATTCATAAGGaagtatataatttaaatattgatctgcattacaatatatatatgagatAGTAAtggataaaattgatttttgaaTGTTTCGAATGAAGAACGACGAAATGATCGATAGGAGCACTGTTGGTGATTGTATAATGAGCGAACAATTATAAAACTATCAAGTCCATGCAGAAATGATACCGATTCTTATCTAATCGCGACGGTTTACCCAACAACCATCTGATGgtgttatgtaaaatattaaacgcaATGTTGTcccatatttatttatttcactgGTGACTATTTTGATAGAAAGTTGACTGGGAGGCCGAGCTGGTGATAGTAATCGGCAAAAAGTGCAAGGCATTGAACAAAGACGAGGGAGAAGAATGTATCTTTGGTTATACGATAGCGCAGGATATCACAGCGCGAGATTGGCAAAAATCAAAGAGAAATGGCGGTCAGTTTCTACTTGGTAAAGCTATGGACACATTCTGCCCCATGGGACCAGCTATTGTTACCAAAGAAGCCATTTGTGACATTAACAATCTTTCAGTCAAGACGTGGGTGAATGGTGATATTAAGCAAGATGGAAACACAAGCGAGTTGATTTTTAAACCTCACGAAATCGTCGCATATATTTCACAGTATGTACTAGTATAGAACATCTAATAtatctctattttattttgcgtAATACGCTAATTTTATCattcaaaatttgttaactCGATTGTTTCATCGAATGTTTGTGTTTCTTTCAAGGATCTTACTATGTGATCGTGTGTTTCAGATTTATGACGTTATTACCAGGAGACGTGATTCTAACAGGCACGCCAGCCGGCGTAGGATTTGCCCGCAAACCACCTGAATATTTACAGGTACCTGGCTAATCAGTCGACGATCCTTTTTACGATATCAAGCATTCAAGTATGAGTATATCTGAATAAATCTTTCCCCTCGAACGTAGTAAAAGTAAGAAAGCGAAAATATACCGGTAATATGAAATTGAGTCGTAAACAACCAATTCCCCCGCATCTCGAACTCTTAACTAGGATCTTAATATTGCTCGTCGACGACAGCCATACTGAAACGATTAACACTACGTTACGTACGATATTTATACactttttattgaatttgcTTTTAGCGCGGGGACGTTCTAGAAACGGAAATAGAGGGCCTAGGTCGTCTGAGAAACAAAGTTCTCTGATCTGGCGGCGAGTGGAACATGTTCGTGGGAAACGTACGGGAGAACGATTCACCTGAAGAATGACCAAACGTACATTACAGGAATGAGGAACCGATGTCACAGGGCCATGGGCAAATCGCGATTTCATTCTGTACTGATTTAACGCGCGGTAACACGAGGAAGGAACGATATAATATGAAACTGATGTCAGTTTacaaaaatagtaataataattgaaagagagaaaagttgGAGGTATATcgcaattttctttaaaaaatagtcCAAGCCTAGCCGTACGCATTCAAATGTCTCAATAACAGTATACTTCTCATCGTGCatcatatttacatactttACAGATTTGTACAAGTAGAGCGAGATTGtctctaaaaatataaactcgtATGAGAGATTTTTTATCAACCGATTGTTTTTTATTGACctttatgaatttgtataaaaatattttctgacaAATTCGTCCGATGATGATTCTCGTGGACTGCTTCTTGTTTCCGGACTGTTCGATACGATGTTATTGGAAAatcaattgtaaaattctgcattacttatttcttaataaaacaGTTTCCACAATAGTCAGAGTAGAAACCTggtattttacatttcgtCACGTgttctataataataatgtgatTTTTCTGTAGATACCCGTCCACGGGACGATCGCGGTGTGTGTGTATGCaatttgtatatatgtttatttatttttatacgtgtatattCGTGTATATCGTTTATACGTGctataattcattaattatttacggAGGCAAAGCATCAGGGGAAACATTGGTTCTCTTTACTCGAAAAATCCATAAAGCGGGTTATCGATATGCTATTATGGATTTTACCTATGCTAACGAGTAGGcaggtataacgtttaaagtATGATTTTTCTAACAAAACTTTAATGTAATGTCACTGTATACAACGATTGTTAATAACGCGGttggaattttgtaattacacGGATATTATATGAATAGTGATTAACGTTAAACGAGTCCTATTGAAAGGAATGAAAGGTACCagtaatagaatagaattatatagaaatataggaAATACGGTGATAATTACGGTGTATTGTGCAAGCATTGATACGAATTATGACGCGGTACGGAGACAGCCgtgaaaggaaaatatatacGCAGAAGATCGAGTAGGaggaaacagagagaaagtgtgtgtgagagagagagagagagagagagagagagagagagagagagagagagaggaaattGTGGAAAAGCGTAATGTTACTTAACAAAGAAACGTTGGGGCAgacagaagaaagaaatgtaaatttaataagtgGTAAATAGGTGGTGAATGAAAAGGAGGGTATAGGACAATAGGATGTGTCCAAAGTATTTTTTTgatgaaaagagagaaaaagataaaaaggacCGTGGTTATAGGAAAAATGGATCAGCCATAAATGTAGGTTTTAGTAAGTAAGACACGTAAAGAGCCCGGTTAGCTCCGCGGAGAGGTATCGTACTCGTAACCTTTTGTTGGCGTGTTCGATTCTCGAGACTGCGGAGCCCTGCTGTTGTTGGCGGCGGTGGGCGGCTCGTTTTTACATCTCGGGGATTTTTCCGACTCAAGCTACTCGACTTTGCTCccataaacaatttttgtcGTGCGTCGTTTGGTAGGTATGgtaaggaagagaagaagagtaTCGCTGCTGGACGGTGGTAGGTATGCCATGTAGATAGTAAGGACATCATAAGTATTTATCACGCGACAGATTCAAATAGACGGAATTCTACTGGATATTAAATGCAAATGAGAAaggttattaaataaaatgaaacgtatGAATaagaacgaataaattaatataattaaataaaaggtACCTGACTTTTAAGTAAgcattaaataagaattttaaatatcggaCACAGTGATGTAGCGATGAATGTtattcaagaaaaaagaacattttattttgtaattagcaCGAGTAAATGAACCAATAtcgataatacaatataatgtttaatatgaattttatctgtCTGATTATTTAATACCTTAACTGATTTCACAGTAACGTCATCGACTGCCGATAGgttttttgttcctttttgtTCAAACTAATTGATGGTCGAAAACGAGTATCAAAAATGTGTGAATTTACCCTTAGTTTGTAGAAactattaaaatgataaaaatggaTATCGTATCGAATCGTTAAAGACCcgaatttacgataaaaaaattaagaaattgttcaatttgattttgttataatgGAAAAAACGCTTTCTGCTATATCAAAAAATCTTGAACTCTCTGAGAGTGAACATCGAAAAAGAACTGaaatataaggtaaataaacaaaaaatattaacaataacattgaacTAGTAATTGATAACGTCTAAACCGTTAATTTACAATACttaatctattaatttataacatttaaccaattaatttataacatttaacccattaatttataactcttaaactattaatttacaacatttcaGCCGtcaatttctaacatttaggcctgttgaagtgatcgacacttctaagaaaactctacatctggtcttcggtttctcaagcaccgaggtcatcgatagcgcgtagacaaaagaatgcgtcgatgacagaccataagcggtacacatgcgacgttggtttcggcggttcttttggtctcagggtaacattgctagcgtgaggatctggatcagcttacattgtattccacactttgaactttaatattcacaatatatatacttacaataccttactacttacccacgcgtttctttaataccacatacaccgaataaccttaacaaggccaataatttattacattttagctattagtttattacatttatgccattaatttataacttgtaagccattattttgtaacatttaagccattaatttataacattccggctattaatttataacttttaaacaattaattcatagtatttaatccattaatttttaacttttaatctattgatttataatccttaagctattaatttataacgtttaaggtattaatttaaatgtttaagctattaatttattacattttagctattaatttattacatttaggccattaatttataacatctgAGCCattaatttgttacatttaagctattaatttataacatttaagctatcaatttatagcatttaagccattaatttatgtcatttaagccattaatttataacaatcaaaCCGTTAATTAACTActtttaaactattacttgAGAACAATTAAagcattaatttgtaatatttaatccaTTACTTAATAACAGTTACACCATTAATTCATAAGAATCAGGCCAATAAGTAACAACTTtcgaacaattaattttataacaatccAACcaataattaacaacatttaagcaaataattcataacaactaaactattaatttataataatgaaaactttaattaacaacatttgaagcattaatttataacaatcaaaCCATTCTTTATGTAATCAATAAGTCACTCGCTAATAGCCtgataaattctttgatagatctaacgaagaatattattcgctatataattaatatctgtatCACGTACATCGATGCCGGTGCTACTGAAGAAAAAGGAGCCATTTTTTCTTACTACCATAACCAGTAAATTTACTCGTTTAACTTGAGAGGAATTAAAAAGGAACCTGACTTTTAAGTAAgcattaaataagaattttaaatatcacctACAGTGATGTAGGTGCTATTCAAGCAAAAAGAATATTGAATACAAGAGCGttcattatttaataccttaatttatttcacagtAACGTCATCGACTGCCGTTaggttttctttctctttctgttcAAACTAATTGATAGTCGAAAACTAGTATCAAAGAAGTGTGAATATAGTCTTAGCTTGTGGAAactattaaaacgataaaaatggacATCGTATTGAATCATTGAAGACGccaatttacgataaaaattaagaaattggtcaatttgattttgttataatgGAAAAACCGTCTTTTGCTTTGTCAAAAGATCGTTACCCTTTGATTGACATCTCGATACTTTGTCAAGGTATATAAGGAACACGGAAATCGCGCGCGAGCTCTTTTGCGCCAGAACTGCCGGAGAGTGAacatcgaagaagaatttaaacataaggtaaataaacaaaaacttgtaacaataacattgaaatagcaatttataacgtctaaaccgttaatttacaacacttaagctattaatttataatatttaagctattaatttataacatttaagcctttaatttataacatataagctattgatttacaatatttaagctattaatttacaacatttaagctattaatttacaacatttaagctattaatttacaacatttaaactgttactttatacatttaagccattaatttctaacatttaaattattaatttataacatgtagccattaaattataacatgtagccattaaattataacatttaagtcattgatctaaaacaattactccattaattcttaacaattatagcaataatttataaccgtatcctcccattaattcaaagtaattatgctcctaatttataacagttgtaccACTAATCGAAAGCAACTCTACATTCATTGATTTATGAATGTATACTGCTGAAATGAATACTGCTTAAAAACTCTTAACTCTAAACtctttatgtaaatgggactcgagcgtagttacctcctcgtggtgagtcccggtaattggtatcgttttccaaataataatacaccaactactatcttaaatattagtattattatttgaaaaacgatatcaagctaaaaactacttgaatatagtctggtcttgatcatccaaaatagtttgggtgatctagactggactaatacccccccgcgggggcaccgggggacatcgtgggacatcgtgggacatcgtgggacaccataggacaccgtgggatgcgtgcgttttagccttaattaatcataagatagatacctatgttatgtgcattgcaagctcattccgtacaaagatacttatccatcttggaacgaaaaatataaatctcgtcgctcttgatcccctcccttaccacattggaaaaattgttcccgcgatttatcggttcgcgatcgctcagttctttcaaactgcggcgtggcgtactcgctcgagcgtatcccgggtacgtgcgggtcaacgtgcactggacaactctcTGGATTCGTAGGTTGCCCAAGGACAACTTttgtctcgacgactgctcgtcgtttgcctcgaatcacgggcgttgtcatcacgctggtgatacctgtaaaactgttgacgattgagtcgcaggtccgcaatgctgtccgattggtacttcggtacttggacagggacctgcatttcacgtcctccgtaattctgatcgaactcgtgggggtggaccccactgttcagttggggccttgccttcgtaatcctgttcagcggtccctccccgagttcaacatgttcagttggagtgtgttaaatcgcaggcccatttgctggacactggtatcatcggtaagtgccatcgactgtgataagatccaaacgacgtGTCAGGAATCGAGCGAAGGTGAATGCTTGAGCTTCCACCGAAGcttagggttatctggtgcacgggggtacgtcacgtaggtttgttagttccTTCGAGAGATCGCGATTACTTTCGTTCCGGGCGATCCGcggtt containing:
- the LOC132911830 gene encoding fumarylacetoacetate hydrolase domain-containing protein 2A isoform X2; its protein translation is MPFRCKLRSISRVCLAFKNSRTEKSNSHFAASITNRNFSISGTVNMRFVQFTGKDGGPQHLGVQLVQGGDIIAVSAVDSRIPNTMKKFLEGGDDMLKKAKRIVAEGRSVIPETDVTFLAPVTKMDKLACVGLNYSGHCEEQGVSTPESPVIFSKFPSNIIGPRDNIMLPPISEKVDWEAELVIVIGKKCKALNKDEGEECIFGYTIAQDITARDWQKSKRNGGQFLLGKAMDTFCPMGPAIVTKEAICDINNLSVKTWVNGDIKQDGNTSELIFKPHEIVAYISQFMTLLPGDVILTGTPAGVGFARKPPEYLQRGDVLETEIEGLGRLRNKVL
- the LOC132911830 gene encoding fumarylacetoacetate hydrolase domain-containing protein 2A isoform X1 — protein: MPFRCKLRSISRVCLAFKNSRTEKSNSHFAASITNRNFSISGTVNMRFVQFTGKDGGPQHLGVQLVQGGDIIAVSAVDSRIPNTMKKFLEGGDDMLKKAKREDEVNLLTMVERIVAEGRSVIPETDVTFLAPVTKMDKLACVGLNYSGHCEEQGVSTPESPVIFSKFPSNIIGPRDNIMLPPISEKVDWEAELVIVIGKKCKALNKDEGEECIFGYTIAQDITARDWQKSKRNGGQFLLGKAMDTFCPMGPAIVTKEAICDINNLSVKTWVNGDIKQDGNTSELIFKPHEIVAYISQFMTLLPGDVILTGTPAGVGFARKPPEYLQRGDVLETEIEGLGRLRNKVL